A region from the Anaeromyxobacter diazotrophicus genome encodes:
- a CDS encoding YdcF family protein: MPSTTPGARPRSPHLTRRPGAGRAGRGSLTGPLGWRLGLAASLALPLAGLVSLSSPAVAQALQRALEASAVNTARAGPYDAVIVLGGDDARVAAGARLVLSGRGRHLLYSGFLSTSAAAALRAELRALGLSDAQLVLELASRDTRENAVESARIAAASRWRSLLLVTGAAHAKRAVGCFREAGLAPDLYPVAFEADGSQRPPRWGHEARRQALAALHEWAGRVVYAALGYAR, translated from the coding sequence GTGCCATCCACGACTCCGGGCGCGCGGCCGCGCAGCCCCCACCTCACGCGCCGGCCGGGCGCCGGCCGGGCCGGGCGGGGCTCGCTCACCGGCCCGCTCGGCTGGAGGCTCGGGCTGGCGGCCTCCCTCGCGCTGCCGCTCGCCGGGCTCGTGTCGCTCTCCTCGCCCGCCGTCGCCCAGGCGCTGCAGCGCGCCCTGGAGGCCTCGGCCGTGAACACCGCTCGCGCGGGGCCGTACGACGCGGTGATCGTCCTGGGCGGGGACGACGCCCGGGTGGCGGCCGGCGCGCGGCTGGTGCTCTCCGGGCGCGGGCGGCACCTGCTCTACTCGGGCTTCCTCTCGACCAGCGCCGCCGCCGCGCTCCGCGCGGAGCTGCGCGCGCTGGGCCTGTCGGACGCCCAGCTCGTCCTCGAGCTCGCGAGCCGCGACACCCGCGAGAACGCGGTGGAGTCGGCCCGGATCGCAGCGGCGAGCCGCTGGAGGTCGCTCCTCCTCGTGACGGGCGCGGCGCACGCGAAGCGCGCGGTCGGGTGCTTCCGGGAGGCGGGCCTCGCCCCGGACCTCTACCCGGTCGCGTTCGAGGCGGACGGCTCGCAGCGCCCGCCGAGGTGGGGCCACGAGGCGCGGCGCCAGGCCCTGGCAGCCCTGCACGAGTGGGCCGGCCGGGTCGTCTACGCGGCCCTGGGGTACGCGCGATAG
- a CDS encoding glycosyl hydrolase family 28-related protein, protein MRGRATSTARLAAAALVGASLATCAAARPAAAAARPAGSVSVLDHGAKGDGVTDDTAALRRAAATGRPLWFPTPAAYYRITGTIELRNSIYGQRRPELRMDPGVQDGGADNDTANGTVMLLVRSYQGPGMVIDSIHLNGSWNHVPLGRYDAGQPAAPQWSHGIRIMGPSRNVTVRNCWIENNGGDNIAITWYRPEAGPPRNIEIVGNKLQWPWRCNVFFNAGAGVVIQGNYCEDLLDGSAQGYPGNFQGLIQIETDYDYHTVAGVTIRDNVLNASRSWGGMGAVTLSNVHAGATGGVTVSGNRGVWSEVAPSIAWPGDAAGLVGRAGTWTASTVSGNSRDRGAAWSFAP, encoded by the coding sequence GTGCGGGGGCGCGCGACGTCCACCGCCCGGCTGGCGGCGGCCGCGCTGGTCGGCGCGTCGCTGGCCACCTGCGCCGCCGCGCGGCCGGCGGCTGCGGCGGCGCGGCCCGCGGGGTCCGTGAGCGTGCTGGACCACGGGGCCAAGGGGGACGGCGTCACGGACGACACGGCGGCCCTCCGGAGGGCCGCCGCCACCGGGCGGCCGCTCTGGTTCCCGACCCCGGCCGCCTACTACCGGATCACGGGCACCATCGAGCTACGGAACTCGATCTACGGCCAGCGCCGCCCCGAGCTGCGCATGGACCCGGGCGTCCAGGACGGCGGCGCCGACAACGACACCGCCAACGGCACGGTCATGCTCCTGGTGCGGAGCTACCAGGGCCCGGGGATGGTGATCGACTCCATCCACCTGAACGGGAGCTGGAACCATGTCCCGCTCGGACGTTACGACGCGGGCCAGCCCGCGGCCCCGCAGTGGTCGCACGGCATCCGCATCATGGGCCCGTCGAGGAACGTCACGGTCCGGAACTGCTGGATCGAGAACAACGGCGGCGACAACATCGCCATCACCTGGTACCGGCCGGAGGCCGGTCCGCCGCGGAACATCGAGATCGTCGGGAACAAGCTGCAGTGGCCGTGGCGCTGCAACGTCTTCTTCAACGCCGGCGCGGGCGTCGTGATCCAGGGGAACTACTGCGAGGATCTCCTCGACGGCTCGGCGCAGGGCTACCCGGGGAACTTCCAGGGCCTCATCCAGATCGAGACGGACTACGACTACCACACGGTCGCCGGGGTCACGATCCGGGACAACGTGCTGAACGCCTCGCGCTCGTGGGGCGGGATGGGTGCGGTCACCCTGTCGAACGTCCACGCGGGCGCGACCGGCGGGGTGACGGTGTCCGGGAACCGCGGCGTGTGGAGCGAGGTGGCGCCGTCCATCGCCTGGCCCGGCGACGCCGCGGGGCTCGTCGGCCGCGCGGGGACCTGGACCGCCTCGACCGTCTCGGGGAACAGCCGCGACCGCGGGGCGGCCTGGAGCTTCGCGCCGTGA
- a CDS encoding oligosaccharide flippase family protein produces the protein MIAPVLSYVARERERILPAGSLRNRFASGLLWSLVSAVGSRGLNVAASLVCARLMGRAVYGEYGMVQSTVGMLGSFSVLGLGITATRYVAEYRDKDPEKVARVLRMSSLASGASGVLMTAALLAFAPLIAGRVLASPRLATPLMLGAAMVALNALVAFQNGVLAGFEAFRPMARISLVSGLTSFPLIAIGAWQRGLEGAVVGTVASLLVNLVLNQRSLREQYARAGIRPRAPDWRREASVFWSFALPAFLASFAVTPALWACNALLANTPGGYAELGVYTAAERWRLALLFVPMTVFRMVFPMMSNLRGAADTVRYARLNRANLVVTLVLVTVPALAVGLLARPAMAAFGTGFAAGWPVLVILTASTIPEALNTVFGYPLVVGHRMWTRFGFDVVLGVTVVALGSLLIPRWGAAGLAVAYAAAFTATAAGLFAFTSFHRRALLPGEPAAAPAVPPGAAEQQRG, from the coding sequence ATGATCGCGCCCGTCCTGTCGTACGTGGCGCGCGAGCGCGAGCGGATCCTGCCCGCCGGATCGCTGCGCAACCGCTTCGCGTCGGGGCTCCTCTGGTCGCTCGTGTCGGCGGTCGGGTCGCGCGGCCTGAACGTCGCCGCGTCCCTGGTCTGCGCTCGCCTGATGGGCCGCGCCGTCTACGGTGAGTACGGCATGGTGCAGAGCACCGTCGGGATGCTCGGCTCCTTCTCCGTGCTCGGGCTCGGGATCACCGCGACCCGCTACGTCGCCGAGTACCGCGACAAGGATCCCGAGAAGGTGGCGCGCGTGCTCCGGATGTCCTCGCTGGCCTCCGGGGCGTCCGGCGTGCTCATGACGGCCGCCCTCCTCGCCTTCGCGCCGCTCATCGCGGGCCGCGTGCTCGCCTCCCCGCGGCTCGCGACCCCGCTCATGCTCGGCGCGGCGATGGTCGCGCTCAACGCGCTCGTCGCGTTCCAGAACGGGGTCCTGGCCGGCTTCGAGGCGTTCCGGCCGATGGCCCGCATCAGCCTCGTGAGCGGGCTCACGTCCTTTCCGCTCATCGCGATCGGCGCCTGGCAGCGAGGGCTCGAGGGCGCGGTGGTCGGGACCGTCGCCTCGCTCCTCGTCAACCTCGTGCTCAACCAGCGGAGCCTGCGCGAGCAGTACGCGCGCGCCGGCATCCGGCCCCGCGCGCCGGACTGGCGCCGCGAGGCCTCGGTGTTCTGGAGCTTCGCCCTGCCGGCGTTCCTCGCCTCCTTCGCGGTGACGCCCGCGCTGTGGGCCTGCAACGCGCTGCTCGCGAACACGCCCGGCGGCTACGCCGAGCTCGGCGTGTACACGGCCGCCGAGCGTTGGCGCCTCGCGCTCCTGTTCGTGCCGATGACCGTGTTCCGGATGGTGTTCCCCATGATGTCGAACCTGAGGGGGGCCGCGGACACGGTGCGGTACGCGCGCCTGAATCGCGCCAACCTCGTCGTCACCCTGGTCCTGGTCACCGTCCCCGCGCTCGCGGTCGGGCTCCTGGCCCGCCCGGCGATGGCCGCGTTCGGGACCGGGTTCGCCGCCGGCTGGCCGGTCCTCGTGATCCTGACCGCCTCCACCATCCCCGAGGCGCTCAACACGGTCTTCGGCTACCCGCTCGTCGTCGGCCACCGCATGTGGACCCGCTTCGGGTTCGACGTCGTGCTGGGCGTGACGGTGGTGGCGCTCGGCAGCCTGCTCATCCCGAGGTGGGGCGCGGCGGGGCTCGCGGTCGCCTACGCGGCCGCGTTCACGGCCACCGCCGCTGGCCTGTTCGCCTTCACCTCCTTCCACCGGCGCGCCCTGCTGCCCGGCGAGCCCGCCGCCGCGCCGGCGGTACCGCCGGGAGCAGCCGAGCAGCAAAGGGGCTGA
- a CDS encoding glycosyl hydrolase family 28-related protein: MAWMVAFAVGGTTACGGGSPASAPSASAQYQTSPSAAEVVVAPASASLAIGGTATFSASVVGLPASEVIWSVREGAAGGTVTSAGVYLAPPTAGTYHVDGTSVADASKVGTATVLVTAAGQAPGSGTGTGATPPAGGATQPAGSVSVLDYGAKGDGVTDDTQALRNAAATGKPLWFPTPSAHYLISGTVELQNSAYGQNRPEIRMAPGVQNGGTDTDNGNNSVMFLVRNYQGAGMVIDSLHLNGSWNGQPTGSYFDNPPQWSHGLRIMGPSRNVTVQNCWIENTCGDNIALTWYQPASAPPDNIVIQNNKLVNPYRCTIALVGATNVMVRNNYHEKQTDFVTVIDLELDPIGYQYDRNITFENNVMNAARQWGNPGALMLSNPGSNPTSGPVTITGTRGKWSTDLGVAIVPNSDNLVGYSGAWSGTSASNNAMDGNTAWSFVQ, encoded by the coding sequence ATGGCGTGGATGGTGGCATTCGCGGTGGGCGGCACCACCGCTTGCGGAGGCGGCTCTCCGGCCAGCGCGCCGAGCGCCTCCGCGCAGTACCAGACGTCGCCCTCCGCGGCCGAGGTGGTGGTCGCTCCGGCCAGCGCCTCCCTCGCGATCGGAGGCACGGCGACGTTCTCGGCCAGCGTGGTCGGGCTGCCGGCCTCCGAGGTGATCTGGTCCGTCCGCGAAGGTGCGGCCGGGGGCACGGTGACCAGCGCAGGCGTCTACCTGGCGCCGCCCACGGCGGGGACGTATCACGTCGACGGGACGAGCGTCGCGGACGCCTCCAAGGTCGGCACCGCCACCGTCCTCGTGACCGCCGCGGGGCAGGCGCCCGGCAGCGGCACCGGCACCGGGGCCACGCCGCCCGCCGGCGGCGCCACGCAGCCCGCGGGTTCGGTGAGCGTGCTGGACTACGGGGCGAAGGGCGACGGCGTGACCGACGACACCCAGGCCCTCCGGAACGCGGCGGCCACGGGCAAGCCGCTCTGGTTCCCCACCCCGAGCGCGCACTACCTCATCAGCGGAACGGTCGAGCTGCAGAACTCGGCGTACGGCCAGAACCGGCCCGAGATCCGGATGGCGCCCGGGGTGCAGAACGGCGGCACCGACACCGACAACGGCAACAACTCCGTCATGTTCCTCGTGCGCAACTACCAGGGCGCCGGGATGGTGATCGACTCGCTCCACCTCAACGGGAGCTGGAACGGGCAGCCGACGGGCTCCTACTTCGACAACCCGCCGCAGTGGTCGCACGGCCTCCGCATCATGGGCCCTTCGCGGAACGTCACCGTCCAGAACTGCTGGATCGAGAACACCTGCGGCGACAACATCGCGCTCACGTGGTACCAGCCCGCGTCCGCCCCGCCCGACAACATCGTCATCCAGAACAACAAGCTCGTGAACCCGTACCGCTGCACGATCGCGCTGGTCGGCGCGACCAACGTCATGGTGAGGAACAACTACCACGAGAAGCAGACCGACTTCGTGACGGTCATCGACCTGGAGCTCGATCCGATCGGCTACCAGTACGACCGCAACATCACCTTCGAGAACAACGTGATGAACGCGGCCCGGCAGTGGGGCAACCCGGGCGCCCTCATGCTCTCCAACCCGGGGTCGAACCCGACCTCCGGCCCGGTCACGATCACCGGCACCCGCGGGAAGTGGAGCACCGACCTGGGCGTCGCGATCGTCCCGAACAGCGACAACCTCGTCGGCTACTCCGGCGCGTGGTCGGGCACCTCGGCCTCGAACAACGCGATGGACGGCAACACGGCCTGGAGCTTCGTCCAGTAA
- a CDS encoding polysaccharide biosynthesis tyrosine autokinase, translated as MGQEEASERQEAPPEEHQVAPEPGPATPRRELPSAAAGLTLREDELTARELGRALAARWRTLLASTLGALAAAALYLGAAPPVHRATMSLQVSDPQSLGVRLRLAQPAFEPPRTTEGHAEILRSRSVLGPVVDALGLDVVAEPSRFPIFGGAAARARQAPVAPPLDLPRLARWAWGGERIAVARLDVPEDLAGERLTLTAEGADAFRLALPSGRVLLAGRVGEPARAAYGAGRLELLVSELAARPGTEFHLEKLRREDAIAALRDGLWIEETVKGAGVMSVWLDGPDPARLAAVLAELARSYLRQDAERRAAETAARRALLDARLPEAAARVDEAEAALVRYRTSRGIVDLPLQAKAAVDRSAELEALTSDLASEQRLLSTRYTDQHPDAAALERRLTAAREERAALDPRVRALPDDQRGAAGLARSASVATRLDGLLSAQAQRMSLAQAWTLGEARARLLDAPAVSAAPVRPAAPATWLLALFLGLGGGGALILARRAGDAAASDPLALERATGLQVMAAVPHSRREATLGRRRRARRVPLAADSPDDPSIESLRGLRTALGCALESRGRVVAVSSPSAGAGKSFLCANLAQLAAAAGMRVLLVDADLRRGTVHRSFAAETQPGLADVLTGAATVEQATRSTGTPGLELMARGTAAALPAELLSSPRMQELCASAARRYDLVLLDAPPVLEIPDPVLVARCASLNLLVVRVGRRPASELALALERYAHVGAAVHGAILNDTKAPAIACARSPDSGGGGPAARAAGR; from the coding sequence ATGGGCCAGGAAGAGGCGAGCGAGCGGCAGGAAGCACCCCCGGAAGAGCACCAGGTCGCCCCAGAGCCGGGGCCGGCGACGCCGCGGCGCGAGCTGCCCTCGGCGGCGGCCGGCCTGACCTTGCGCGAGGACGAGCTGACGGCCCGGGAACTCGGCCGCGCGCTGGCGGCGCGCTGGCGGACGCTGCTCGCGTCCACCCTCGGCGCGCTCGCGGCGGCCGCGCTGTACCTGGGCGCGGCGCCGCCGGTCCATCGCGCCACGATGTCGCTGCAGGTGTCGGATCCACAGTCCCTGGGCGTCCGCCTCCGCCTCGCGCAGCCCGCGTTCGAGCCGCCGAGGACGACGGAGGGCCACGCCGAGATCCTGCGGTCGCGGAGCGTGCTCGGCCCCGTGGTCGACGCGCTCGGGCTGGACGTGGTCGCGGAGCCGAGCCGATTTCCGATCTTCGGCGGCGCCGCCGCGCGCGCGCGCCAGGCCCCCGTGGCGCCGCCGCTGGACCTGCCGCGCCTCGCCCGCTGGGCGTGGGGCGGCGAGCGCATCGCCGTCGCCCGCCTGGACGTCCCCGAGGATCTGGCCGGCGAGCGGCTGACGCTCACCGCCGAGGGCGCGGACGCGTTCCGCCTGGCGCTCCCGTCCGGCCGCGTCCTGCTGGCGGGGCGCGTGGGCGAACCGGCGCGCGCGGCGTACGGAGCGGGCCGGCTCGAGCTGCTCGTCTCGGAGCTGGCCGCGCGCCCCGGGACCGAGTTCCACCTCGAGAAGCTGCGGCGCGAGGACGCCATCGCGGCGCTCCGGGACGGGCTCTGGATCGAGGAGACGGTGAAGGGCGCGGGCGTGATGTCGGTCTGGCTGGACGGCCCCGACCCCGCGCGCCTCGCGGCCGTGCTCGCCGAGCTCGCGAGGTCCTACCTGCGCCAGGACGCCGAGCGCCGCGCGGCGGAGACGGCGGCGCGGCGCGCCCTCCTGGACGCGCGGCTCCCCGAGGCCGCCGCGCGGGTGGACGAGGCCGAGGCGGCGCTCGTCCGGTACCGCACGAGCCGGGGGATCGTCGATCTCCCGCTGCAGGCCAAGGCGGCGGTCGACCGGTCGGCGGAGCTCGAAGCGCTCACCTCCGACCTGGCGAGCGAACAGCGGCTGCTCTCCACGCGGTACACGGACCAGCACCCGGACGCCGCCGCGCTCGAGCGCAGGCTGACCGCCGCCCGGGAAGAGCGCGCCGCGCTCGATCCCCGGGTGCGCGCTCTGCCCGACGACCAGCGGGGCGCGGCGGGCCTCGCGCGGAGCGCGAGCGTCGCGACCCGCCTCGACGGGCTCCTCTCCGCTCAGGCCCAGCGGATGAGCCTCGCGCAGGCGTGGACCCTCGGGGAGGCCCGCGCCCGCCTCCTCGACGCGCCGGCCGTGTCGGCGGCGCCGGTGCGCCCCGCGGCCCCGGCGACCTGGCTCCTGGCGCTGTTCCTCGGGCTCGGCGGCGGGGGCGCGCTGATCCTCGCGCGGCGCGCCGGCGACGCGGCGGCGAGCGACCCGCTCGCGCTGGAGCGGGCCACGGGCCTCCAGGTGATGGCCGCGGTGCCGCACAGCCGGCGCGAGGCCACGCTCGGGCGCCGCCGGCGGGCGCGCCGCGTGCCGCTCGCCGCCGACAGCCCGGACGACCCGTCGATCGAGAGCCTGCGCGGGCTGCGCACGGCGCTCGGGTGCGCGCTGGAGTCGCGCGGCCGCGTGGTCGCCGTGAGCTCCCCCTCGGCCGGCGCGGGCAAGTCGTTCCTGTGCGCCAACCTCGCGCAGCTCGCCGCGGCCGCCGGGATGCGGGTGCTCCTCGTCGACGCGGATCTCAGGCGCGGTACGGTGCACCGATCCTTCGCGGCGGAGACGCAGCCGGGGCTCGCCGACGTGCTGACCGGCGCGGCGACCGTCGAGCAGGCGACCCGCTCGACCGGGACGCCCGGGCTCGAGCTGATGGCGCGAGGGACGGCGGCGGCGCTCCCGGCCGAGCTGCTGTCGAGCCCGCGGATGCAGGAGCTGTGCGCGAGCGCGGCGCGACGCTACGACCTCGTCCTCCTCGACGCGCCCCCGGTCCTGGAGATCCCGGACCCCGTCCTCGTCGCCCGCTGCGCGAGCTTGAACCTGCTCGTCGTCCGGGTCGGCCGCCGCCCCGCCAGCGAGCTGGCCCTGGCGCTGGAGCGGTACGCGCACGTCGGGGCCGCCGTGCACGGCGCGATCCTGAACGACACGAAGGCGCCCGCGATCGCCTGCGCGCGGAGCCCCGACAGCGGCGGAGGGGGCCCGGCAGCGCGGGCCGCCGGGAGGTGA